GTGTCCAAGGGCGACCTCGATCTGGGCGAGCTTTCCAAAGAAGAGAAGAAGGCGCAGAAGGAGGCGGAGGGTTCTTACAAGAAGTTCATGAAGGACTTCCAGGAGAAGCTGGGCGACATGCTCAAGGAAGTCCGCGTGACCTCGCGCCTCAAGGAAAGCCCCTGCGTGCTGGTGGCCGACGAGGGCGACCTGGGCTCGAACATGGAACGCATCCTCAAGATGGCGAACCAGAAGGTCACGGCCAGCAAGCGCATCCTGGAGATTAACCCCGAGCATCCCATCATGAAGAGCCTCCAGAAGATGTACGACGCCGACGCGGCCAACCCGAAGCTGGGGGATTGGTACGCCTTGCTGGTGGATCAAGCCCTCTTGGCGGAAGGCTCGGAGATCAAGGATCCTGCCGGCTACGTGGCCAAGGTCAACGGCTTCCTGACCGAAGTCCTGGCCAAGCCTTGACCCGCGCCGGGGACCCGGTAGCTTTGGTTCCCGCCGGCAGCCAGCGAAGGGCCCAGGCGCGCGGAGAAAGATCGACCGCCAATGGGCGGGCCGGGTGATCGGTCCGCCTGAATGAATCCTGCCCGCGGCCTCGCCCTTTCCCTGTGCGCCCTCGCCTGCTGGTCGATCGCGCCGTTCTTCTTCACGGCGGCCGGAAGGCGCATCGGACCTTTGGCCACCAATATGCTGCGGCTGGCCCTGGCCACCTTGGCCCTCATCGCCTTGGCCCTCGCCCGCGATCTGTCCGGGTTCCACGTCTCCCTGCCCCACCCCGTCGCGATCGCTTGCCTGGTCGGCTCGGGATTCATCGGCTTGACGGTCGGGGACGCCTTCCTTTATCGAGCCTTCGTTTCCATCGGGCCGGAACGCACCAGCCAAATCCAGACCTTGGCCCCGGCCTCCACCGCCGCCTTGGCTTTCCTGGCCCTGGGCGAGATCCTGTCTTATCGTCAATTGGCGGGCATGGCCCTGATCCTGGCCGGCGTCCTGACCGCCACCACCAGCGCGGCCCGCGCCGCGCGTAAGTCCGGACGCCTCGCCGATCCGGCCCCGGCGGACCGGCCAACCGCCGCTTACGGGCATGCGGCCTGGGCGGCCATCTGGTCCGCCTCCTTCCAAGGCGTAGGCACCGTGCTTGCGCGCCAAGCCTTCCTGTCCCAATCCGATCTCGATCCCGTGCTGGCCACCTCTATCCGCCTGGCCGCGGGGACCGCGGGCCTTTGGGCCTATGCGCGCACGCGCGGGCCCTTGCGTCCGACCCTCCGGAACTGGACGGAAAAGCGTACCTTGCGGCTTATTTTGTGCGGAACGGTTTTCGGTCCCACCTTGGGCATGCTCTGTTACATCGCTGCTCATCATCCCCATCGGCGCGAGACTCTACGGCACGCGCATCGGTTGGGCGGCGCTGGCGGGAACGGTTTTTTCGTTGGCGGGCGTGGCACTGCTTGGATTGCGCTGAACCTCGCCGGGCTTATCTTCGCGTCGACGATAGCCTTGCTGGGATTTCGCGGATGGCGGGAGCCCGACATGCAAATAGACTTTACATTTGGTATAACTAAATGTAATATACGTTATCATGATTGATAGACCGTTTTGGACCGCGAAAATCCGAGAAAGCTGGAAAAAGGCCCCGATTGTATGGCTT
The Fibrobacterota bacterium genome window above contains:
- a CDS encoding DMT family transporter — translated: MNPARGLALSLCALACWSIAPFFFTAAGRRIGPLATNMLRLALATLALIALALARDLSGFHVSLPHPVAIACLVGSGFIGLTVGDAFLYRAFVSIGPERTSQIQTLAPASTAALAFLALGEILSYRQLAGMALILAGVLTATTSAARAARKSGRLADPAPADRPTAAYGHAAWAAIWSASFQGVGTVLARQAFLSQSDLDPVLATSIRLAAGTAGLWAYARTRGPLRPTLRNWTEKRTLRLILCGTVFGPTLGMLCYIAAHHPHRRETLRHAHRLGGAGGNGFFVGGRGTAWIALNLAGLIFASTIALLGFRGWREPDMQIDFTFGITKCNIRYHD